A stretch of the Rhinoderma darwinii isolate aRhiDar2 chromosome 3, aRhiDar2.hap1, whole genome shotgun sequence genome encodes the following:
- the LOC142748713 gene encoding E3 ubiquitin/ISG15 ligase TRIM25-like, whose translation MASAGLREELLCSICLCVFNDPVMLRCGHNFCRVCIDRVLDTQDESGLYSCPECREEFQERPALMRNINLHNVAEHFLRTQPDEEEISGICCTYCVDSAVPAVKSCLMCEASLCDKHLRVHSKAAEHVLSEPSTSMENRKCSVHKELLKYYCTKDDICICVSCSLAGEHRVHRVEMLDEASEKKKKKLRNVLQKLITKRKETEERVQSLEERWRKDQEKAAGEAERVTVLFTDLRRRLDDLEKRVLSEISRQEEEQSLSRSALIQQLEIKKDELSGKMRDIEELCNMTDPLTVLQGPDTGDLCDPEEGGGDEDTGRRDKQLRDVDDLDVALISDTLHTLCDIISGIRSGIYVAVPADILLDVNTAANNLHISDDLKTATRTEEEQNRPETAERFQFYSQVMSGRRFSSGRHYWDVEGSRLGGWRVGMCYPSIDRRGRPSLIGDNNKSWILERYDNQYFVIHDSKEIRLPDKISSGRFRICLDYEAGQLSFYELCDPIRHLHTFTATFTEPLHAALRLVQPFFLRNYKDTWLRILR comes from the coding sequence atggCGTCTGCTGGTCTGAGAGAAGAGCtgctctgctccatctgtttatgtgTCTTTAATGACCCTGTAATGCTGAGATGTGGACACAACTTCTGCCGGGTCTGTATTGATCGTGTGCTGGATACACAGGACGAGTCTGGACTTTATTCCTGTCCTGAATGCAGAGAAGAGTTTCAGGAGCGGCCTGCACTGATGAGGAACATAAATCTACATAACGTAGCAGAACATTTCCTGCGTACTCAGCCAGATGAAGAGGAGATCAGCGGGATCTGCTGCACTTACTGTGTGGACTCTGCTGTACCTGCTGTTAAATCCTGTCTGATGTGTGAAGCTTCTCTGTGTGATAAACACCTGAGAGTTCACAGCAAGGCAGCAGAACACGTCTTATCTGAACCCAGCACTTCCATGGAGAATAGAAAATGTTCTGTCCATAAGGAACTATTAAAGTACTATTGTACCAAGGATGATATCTGTATCTGTGTGTCCTGCAGTTTGGCCGGAGAACATCGGGTACACCGGGTGGAGATGCTGGATGAGGCTtctgagaagaagaagaagaaactgagaaatgttctgcagaaacTGATCACAAAGAGAAAGGAGACTGAGGAAAGAGTCCAGAGTCTGGAGGAGCGCTGGAGAAAAGATCAAGAAAAAGCAGCTGGAGAAGCCGAGAGAGTCACTGTCCTGTTTACAGACCTCAGGAGACGGCTGGACGACCTGGAGAAGAGGGTCCTGAGTGAGATCTCCAGGCAGGAGGAGGAACAGTCACTCTCACGCTCTGCTCTGATCCAGCAGCTGGAAATAAAGAAGGACGAGCTGTCCGGGAAGATGAGGGACATTGAGGAGCTGTGTAACATGACTGATCCACTGACTGTCCTACAGGGACCAGACACAGGTGACTTGTGTGATCCTGAGGAGGGGGGAGGGGATGAGGACACGGGGAGACGTGATAAACAGCTCCGTGATGTGGATGATCTGGATGTGGCTCTGATCTcagacacattacacacattatgtGACATAATATCAGGTATAAGGAGCGGGATCTATGTGGCGGTTCCTGCAGACATATTACTGGATGTAAACACAGCTGCtaataatctccatatatcaGACGACCTGAAAACTGCAACCAGGACAGAAGAGGAGCAGAATCGTCCAGAAACAGCAGAGAGATTCCAGTTTTATAGTCAGGTGATGAGCGGCAGGAGATTTTCCTCAGGGCGACATTACTGGGATGTGGAGGGCAGTAGATTAGGGGGGTGGAGGGTGGGGATGTGTTACCCCAGTATAGACAGGAGGGGGCGTCCGTCATTGATTGGAGATAATAACAAGTCCTGGATATTAGAGAGGTATGATAATCAGTATTTCGTGATACATGACAGTAAAGAGATCCGGTTACCTGACAAGATCTCGAGTGGTAGATTCAGGATATGTCTGGATTATGAGGCCGGGCAGCTGTCCTTTTATGAGCTGTGTGACCCCATCAGACACTTACACACCTTCACTGCCACCTTCACCGAGCCCCTTCATGCTGCATTACGGTTAGTTCAGCCATTTTTTCTACGTAATTATAAAGATACCTGGTTGAGAATCCTCAGATAA